A stretch of Rhodothermus profundi DNA encodes these proteins:
- a CDS encoding mechanosensitive ion channel family protein yields MMQPLGLQLGEFGQTLIAGAPLVAWLKAIGIWAVLSVIFIVVQRVLARRLEALAKRTRTNIDNVIANALRRTRAYFLVGLAFYASVALVQLPQPVVRWGGRIAFVLLLLQVIRWGNGLITFYVERYRKQKLEEDPAAVMSMQALGFIGRLVLWTLVLLVALDNFGVDITALVASVGIAGVAIGLAVQNILGDLFASLSIVLDKPFVVGDFIIVDNYMGTVEHIGLKSTRIRSLTGEQLVFSNSDLLNSRIRNYKRMRERRIVFTVGVVYQTPKEKLEKIPEIIREVVEAQERVRFDRAHFKEFGPSSLNFEVVYWVLDPDYTLYMNIQQAINLAIFERFAQEGIEFAYPTQTLYVYPMKPVEASASPDADRQAQA; encoded by the coding sequence ATGATGCAGCCTCTGGGATTGCAACTCGGTGAATTCGGCCAGACCCTGATAGCTGGTGCACCGCTGGTAGCCTGGCTGAAGGCGATTGGCATCTGGGCCGTGCTGTCCGTGATTTTCATTGTGGTGCAGCGGGTACTGGCCCGAAGACTGGAAGCGTTGGCCAAGCGCACGCGCACAAACATTGACAATGTTATTGCAAACGCCCTGCGCCGGACACGTGCCTATTTCCTGGTAGGGCTGGCCTTTTACGCCTCGGTAGCGCTTGTCCAGTTACCGCAGCCGGTCGTGCGGTGGGGTGGCCGGATTGCGTTTGTGCTTTTGCTCCTGCAGGTCATTCGCTGGGGTAATGGGCTGATCACCTTCTATGTGGAGCGCTATCGCAAGCAAAAGCTTGAGGAAGATCCGGCCGCTGTCATGTCGATGCAGGCGCTGGGCTTCATTGGGCGCCTGGTGCTCTGGACGCTTGTGCTGCTGGTCGCGTTGGATAATTTCGGAGTGGACATCACCGCGCTGGTGGCCAGCGTCGGGATTGCCGGCGTGGCCATTGGTCTGGCCGTGCAGAATATTCTGGGGGATCTGTTCGCGTCGCTTTCCATTGTGCTCGACAAGCCTTTTGTGGTGGGCGATTTTATTATTGTCGATAACTACATGGGAACAGTTGAGCACATTGGCCTCAAGTCCACGCGCATTCGTAGCCTTACCGGCGAGCAACTGGTCTTTTCCAACAGCGATCTGCTCAACAGCCGCATCCGCAACTACAAGCGCATGCGGGAGCGGCGCATTGTGTTTACGGTAGGGGTCGTTTATCAGACACCTAAGGAAAAGCTGGAGAAGATTCCTGAGATCATTCGCGAAGTCGTGGAAGCGCAGGAGCGCGTGCGCTTCGACCGCGCGCACTTTAAAGAATTTGGCCCTTCATCGCTCAACTTTGAGGTCGTCTACTGGGTGCTGGATCCGGATTATACACTTTACATGAACATTCAGCAGGCCATTAATCTGGCCATTTTTGAGCGTTTTGCCCAGGAAGGCATCGAGTTCGCCTACCCGACGCAGACGCTCTACGTCTATCCAATGAAGCCCGTGGAGGCTTCGGCATCGCCCGACGCCGACCGGCAGGCGCAGGCCTGA